A genome region from Pontiella agarivorans includes the following:
- a CDS encoding IclR family transcriptional regulator, translating to MMKTTKKKTSYQAPALEKGLDILEYLSAQPKPRTQLEIAQALGRNPSELYRMLACLEERGYIAKGESGNGYRMTLRLFDLGHRQHTATTLRKAAHIAMEGLAEEIGQACHLTFQHGTSLIVMMERMPARKVCLSIGEGSVFPISQTASGKVLLSRLPEEIAFQTLEDDPEYARLSKAAGKRICDDISEARKNGFLAQESQLTEGTTDIAVPIGIDGSGTSAVLAISYLSIGPQADRLRQTYLKAALLCAEEINRNLGVIR from the coding sequence ATGATGAAAACTACAAAGAAAAAAACCAGTTACCAGGCACCGGCCCTCGAGAAAGGGCTGGATATTCTGGAATACCTTTCCGCCCAGCCCAAACCGCGAACGCAGCTGGAAATTGCCCAGGCTCTGGGACGCAACCCCAGCGAACTCTACCGCATGCTTGCCTGCCTCGAAGAACGTGGTTACATCGCCAAAGGCGAATCCGGAAACGGTTACCGCATGACGCTGCGCCTGTTTGACCTCGGGCACCGCCAGCACACCGCCACCACACTTCGGAAGGCCGCGCACATTGCCATGGAAGGTCTGGCCGAGGAGATCGGACAGGCCTGCCACCTCACCTTTCAGCACGGCACTTCCCTGATTGTAATGATGGAACGCATGCCGGCCCGTAAAGTCTGCCTCTCGATCGGCGAAGGCTCTGTATTCCCCATCAGCCAGACCGCCTCCGGCAAAGTGCTGCTGTCTCGCCTGCCGGAAGAAATTGCCTTCCAGACTCTGGAAGATGATCCCGAGTATGCCCGGTTGAGCAAAGCTGCCGGAAAACGGATTTGCGACGATATTTCCGAAGCCCGGAAAAATGGGTTTCTGGCTCAGGAGAGCCAATTGACTGAAGGAACAACCGATATTGCCGTTCCCATTGGCATCGATGGATCCGGCACCTCGGCCGTACTGGCCATTTCATACCTCAGCATCGGCCCCCAGGCGGACCGGCTGCGACAGACCTATTTAAAAGCCGCACTTCTGTGCGCTGAAGAGATCAACCGAAACTTGGGAGTTATCCGATGA
- a CDS encoding enoyl-CoA hydratase/isomerase family protein yields the protein MNGVEYACKEGIGRITFNRPKANAYDLPFHEAFSDAIKTADTDAGARVIVIQSALDKFFCAGADIKVFADSDTETNKKMVEQARANLAAIEASGKIFIAAISGHCLGGGLEIALACDIRLAAKGNYTLGLPEVKLGLTPGNGGSQRLARLIGPARALELCVSGRSIDPDEANELGLFSRLFKAGSFETAVETYAGGLVPGAPLAMAALKRGIQKGAELPLAEGLALETQLVDDLYDTEDAAEGFRAFVEKRAPVYRGC from the coding sequence ATGAATGGAGTGGAGTACGCATGTAAAGAAGGCATCGGCCGAATTACCTTTAACCGGCCAAAAGCGAATGCCTACGATCTGCCCTTTCACGAGGCCTTTTCCGACGCCATTAAGACTGCGGATACGGATGCCGGCGCACGGGTGATCGTCATTCAAAGCGCGCTCGATAAATTTTTCTGTGCAGGCGCGGATATCAAAGTTTTTGCCGACAGCGATACGGAAACCAATAAAAAAATGGTTGAGCAGGCCCGCGCCAACCTTGCCGCAATTGAAGCAAGCGGAAAGATTTTCATTGCCGCCATCAGCGGGCACTGCCTTGGCGGCGGGCTTGAAATTGCATTGGCCTGCGATATCCGTCTGGCCGCCAAAGGAAATTACACCCTCGGCCTTCCGGAAGTGAAACTGGGCCTGACTCCCGGCAACGGGGGTTCGCAGCGGCTGGCCCGGCTGATCGGCCCTGCCCGCGCGCTCGAGCTCTGCGTATCCGGAAGAAGCATCGATCCCGACGAAGCCAACGAACTGGGACTCTTCAGCAGACTGTTCAAAGCAGGATCGTTTGAGACGGCTGTTGAAACCTACGCCGGCGGTCTGGTCCCCGGAGCCCCGCTGGCCATGGCGGCGCTGAAGCGCGGCATTCAAAAAGGAGCTGAATTGCCGCTGGCTGAAGGACTGGCACTGGAGACGCAGCTGGTGGATGATTTATATGATACGGAAGATGCCGCGGAAGGATTCCGCGCTTTTGTTGAAAAAAGAGCCCCGGTGTATCGCGGGTGCTGA
- a CDS encoding aldehyde dehydrogenase family protein, whose protein sequence is MSEVKFYPCYINGEWIGKDAAERIPVENPATGNVWAEVPVCTMEQVQQALETSKTAQEAWQDLPAIQRANYIYAIADRLKAERDYFAELLVKEQGKPLAEAQGEVDDTIRYMTYNAEAARRITGHIFPSDQPEEQLWIHKVPYGVTVGLCAFNYPLALIGRKLGPALVAGNTIVLKPHEVTPVTASEFCRLVEEAGVPKGVVNMVIGTGAAIGEALVSNPITRLVTMTGSTRAGQAICATAAPNVTKLVLELGGNAPFIVCEDADLDKAAEAAVVARFANCGQVCICNETVLVHEAVADEFTEKVLKRVAEIKLGDPMKNEGMGPSTSRQGLARIEELVNKAVAEGVKVACGGKKPEGAEFEGGNWYEPTVLLNVKKDSIMVNEEIFGPVMPIVKISSYEEALEIANASEDGLSAYLFTENYRRFIHAIGHLQVGTIFINHGIVGYIQGFHSGHKRSGLGGEDGIHGVEEMLQKRTIYLGC, encoded by the coding sequence ATGAGCGAAGTGAAATTTTATCCCTGCTACATTAACGGCGAATGGATCGGCAAAGATGCCGCCGAACGCATCCCGGTGGAAAATCCGGCGACAGGAAACGTCTGGGCCGAGGTTCCGGTCTGCACGATGGAACAGGTTCAGCAGGCTCTGGAAACCTCCAAAACCGCCCAGGAAGCCTGGCAGGATCTCCCGGCGATTCAGCGCGCCAACTATATCTACGCCATTGCCGACCGCCTGAAAGCTGAACGCGATTATTTTGCCGAACTGCTGGTGAAGGAACAGGGAAAACCGCTGGCCGAAGCACAGGGCGAAGTGGACGACACCATTCGATACATGACCTACAATGCCGAAGCCGCGCGCCGCATTACCGGGCATATCTTCCCCTCCGATCAGCCCGAAGAACAGCTCTGGATTCATAAAGTGCCGTACGGCGTCACCGTCGGCCTCTGCGCCTTTAACTATCCGCTGGCCTTGATCGGGCGCAAACTGGGCCCCGCGCTGGTGGCCGGAAATACGATTGTGCTGAAACCGCATGAAGTCACGCCCGTCACGGCCTCTGAATTCTGCCGGCTGGTGGAGGAGGCCGGCGTACCGAAAGGCGTTGTGAATATGGTGATCGGTACCGGTGCCGCCATAGGCGAAGCGCTGGTTTCAAATCCGATCACCAGACTGGTCACCATGACCGGCAGTACCCGGGCCGGACAGGCCATCTGTGCCACCGCAGCACCGAACGTCACCAAACTCGTCCTGGAACTGGGCGGAAATGCGCCGTTCATCGTCTGCGAGGATGCCGATCTTGACAAAGCGGCCGAAGCCGCCGTGGTCGCCCGCTTTGCCAACTGCGGACAGGTCTGCATCTGCAACGAAACCGTTCTGGTTCATGAAGCCGTAGCCGACGAATTTACCGAAAAGGTGCTCAAACGCGTGGCGGAAATCAAGCTGGGCGATCCCATGAAAAATGAAGGGATGGGCCCGAGTACCAGCCGCCAGGGTCTTGCCCGCATCGAGGAGCTCGTAAACAAAGCCGTTGCCGAAGGGGTGAAAGTCGCCTGCGGCGGAAAGAAACCGGAAGGCGCGGAATTTGAAGGCGGCAACTGGTATGAACCGACCGTACTGCTGAACGTGAAAAAAGATTCCATTATGGTGAACGAGGAAATTTTCGGACCGGTTATGCCGATCGTCAAAATCTCCAGCTATGAAGAGGCTCTTGAGATCGCCAATGCAAGCGAAGACGGACTCTCCGCCTATCTGTTCACCGAAAACTACCGCCGCTTCATACACGCCATCGGACACCTTCAGGTGGGCACCATCTTCATCAACCACGGTATTGTCGGTTATATTCAGGGCTTCCATTCCGGCCACAAACGCAGCGGGCTCGGCGGTGAAGACGGCATCCACGGTGTGGAGGAAATGCTTCAGAAACGCACCATCTATCTGGGCTGCTGA
- a CDS encoding cupin domain-containing protein: MADHIRMTNKNGASVLSKSKLPEFDAGDFPAGWSGRALEDSGVFTFMFNVAADAEEFEIHAAEDEWLAYVISGSGTLYTGTADLKKTESMNYKAGDFITFEAHTPHGWKNGPEPSRILFTKRA, from the coding sequence ATGGCCGATCATATTCGAATGACAAATAAAAACGGCGCAAGTGTGCTGTCGAAAAGCAAATTGCCTGAGTTTGATGCCGGCGATTTTCCCGCCGGCTGGTCTGGACGGGCCCTTGAAGATTCCGGCGTTTTTACCTTCATGTTCAACGTCGCCGCTGACGCAGAGGAATTTGAAATCCACGCGGCAGAAGATGAATGGCTCGCCTATGTCATCAGCGGATCCGGCACACTGTATACCGGCACGGCAGACCTGAAAAAAACAGAAAGTATGAACTACAAGGCCGGCGATTTTATCACCTTCGAAGCCCATACGCCCCACGGCTGGAAAAACGGCCCTGAACCGAGCCGCATTCTTTTCACCAAACGGGCATAA